In Trifolium pratense cultivar HEN17-A07 linkage group LG7, ARS_RC_1.1, whole genome shotgun sequence, a genomic segment contains:
- the LOC123898268 gene encoding probable 3-hydroxyisobutyrate dehydrogenase, mitochondrial, whose product MKISRLRSLLSLAKCNSQTFPSTTAARTFSSTNHHLQNVGFIGLGNMGSRMANNLIKAGFNLTVHDKNNDALEMFSQMGVPTKKTPYEVSEASDVVITMLPSSAHVIDVYTGPNGLLHGGKLIRPWLLIDSSTIDPQTSRNLSATISNYILKEKKGDMEMPVKLDAPVSGSIIAAEAGTLTFMVGGSEEAFIAAKPLFLSMGKSTIYCGGAGSGSAAKICNNLALAVSMLGISEALALGQSLGVSASTLTNIFNCSSARCWSSDAYNPVPGLMEGVPSSKDYNGGFASKLMAKYLNLAVESAKLAGCKYPLTSQAQKIYTELCNGGHDSKDFSCAFRHFYAGMDEPLDK is encoded by the exons ATGAAGATTAGCAGGTTAAGATCTTTGCTTTCTCTTGCCAAATGCAATTCTCAAACTTTCCCATCAACAACAGCAGCAAGAACTTTCTCTTCAACCAATCATCACTTGCAG AATGTTGGATTCATTGGCCTTGGAAACATGGGATCTCGAATGGCGAATAATCTAATCAAAGCTGGATTCAATCTTACAGTTCATGACAA AAACAATGATGCTCTCGAGATGTTCTCTCAAATGGGGGTTCCCACAAAGAAAACACCATATGAAGTTTCAGAAGCAAGTGATGTTGTAATTACAATGTTACCTTCTTCTGCTCAT GTGATTGATGTTTATACTGGACCAAATGGTTTGCTTCATGGTGGGAAACTCATAAGGCCATGGTTATTGATAGATTCATCGACTATTGATCCACAAACATCAAGAAATCTTTCTGCTACAATATCTAATTATATtctaaaagaaaagaaag GTGATATGGAAATGCCTGTAAAGTTGGATGCTCCTGTATCCGGGAGTATAATTGCAGCAGAAGCTGGGACACTTACTTTCATG GTTGGTGGCTCTGAGGAAGCGTTTATCGCCGCAAAGCCCTTATTCCTTTCGATGGGTAAAAGTACAATCTATTGCGGTGGAGCAGGGAGTGGTTCT GCAGCAAAAATCTGTAATAATTTGGCTTTGGCTGTGAGTATGCTGGGAATATCAGAAGCCCTCGCTCTAGGCCAATCTCTAGGTGTTTCTGCTAGCAccttgacaaatatatttaactgCTCCAGTGCTCGCTGTTGGAGTAG TGATGCTTACAACCCAGTTCCTGGACTGATGGAAGGGGTGCCTTCTTCAAAGGATTATAATGGAGGATTTGCATCTAAGCTTATG GCCAAATACTTGAACCTAGCAGTAGAATCAGCTAAGCTGGCTGGATGTAAATACCCACTAACATCTCAAGCTCAAAAGAT ATATACTGAGCTCTGCAATGGTGGCCATGATTCAAAAGACTTTTCATGTGCTTTTCGTCATTTTTACGCAGGAATGGATGAGCCTCTTGACAAATAA
- the LOC123898267 gene encoding protein KRI1 homolog isoform X2 translates to MAMNLFDGSDSENDDISKIEINQEYARRFEHNKKREELHRFEELKKKGVIDSPSHSGDDESESESSDDDLKNYNPKSDKVFFDVLNKVKKKDPIIKEKDVKFFESDDSSEDESGDEKSKSKDKKKRKAKYLKDVVAEHLIEEGADFGGEEEETNGKLKGKKAMSLNWEETGFVNNGKKTYGDEQEELLREFREAEKEALGDGEEGDFLILNEKAGEDKEDSVDPELEKKLDEYFSGDAESNENSRFLRNYFRNKMWLDNKGENLNVGEEDLEEISEDEMEIERQEEYEHRFQENPGDRVLGHARKVEGSVRKKTNTRKEQRNSKEERMAIAQKEREEELKHLKNVKKQEIQEKVKKIMKTAGIDDEDIIPLSAAELEEEFDPEEYDRMMKKAFDEKYYNAEDANPEFCSEDEDMEKPDFEKEDELLGLPKGWDEPGSDGGFLAAREKALKEKIENTSDDDLMEEENEEEEIPEEGSSRKRKRKVALLEKARQAMMDEYYKLDFEDTIGDLKTRFKYTKTKPSKFGIGAPEILLMDDKELNQYISLKKLAPYQEEEWKLSKQKRYMLKMRAKEILRAASMDRKKNKKSKVDSSKSTKDGSSKLTSSNNVVEDEKENTANLVKKKNKKKNKKTEVDSGELTSSDRVVEDENTEGSKSRKARRKEKMAPLKLSEARLKAYGKQT, encoded by the exons ATGGCTATGAACCTGTTTGATGGAAGTGATTCGGAGAATGATGATATCTCAAAAATTGAGATAAACCAGGAATATGCTCGTAGGTTTGAGCACAACAAGAAGCGAGAGGAACTCCATCGttttgaagaattaaaaaaGAAGGGTGTTATTGATTCACCTTCGCACTCGGGAGATGATGAATCTGAGTCTGAATCATCTGATGACGATTTGAAAAATTACAATCCCAAGAGTGATAAGGTTTTCTTTGATGTCTTGAATAAGGTGAAGAAAAAAGATCCTATTATAAAGGAAAAGGATGTTAAGTTTTTTGAATCTGATGATAGTAGTGAAGATGAAAGTGGTGATGAGAAGAGTAAATCTAAagataagaagaaaagaaaggcGAAGTATTTGAAGGATGTGGTGGCTGAGCATTTGATTGAGGAAGGAGCCGATTTTGGTGGTGAAGAGGAAGAAACGAATGGAAAACTGAAAGGTAAGAAGGCAATGTCTTTGAATTGGGAGGAGACAGGTTTTGTGAATAATGGGAAGAAGACTTATGGTGATGAGCAAGAGGAGTTGCTAAGGGAATTTCGGGAAGCAGAAAAAGAGGCGTTGGGAGATGGGGAAGAAGGGGATTTTCTCATCCTGAATGAGAAGGCAGGTGAAGACAAAGAAGATAGCGTTGACCCAGAACTTGAGAAGAAACTGGATGAGTATTTCAGTGGAGATGCAGAATCAAATGAAAATTCTAGATTTCTAAGAAACTATTTCAGGAACAAAATGTGGTTAGACAATAAAGGGGAGAATTTGAATGTCGGAGAGGAAGATTTGGAAGAGATTTCAGAAGATGAGATGGAAATTGAGAGGCAGGAAGAATATGAGCATAGGTTTCAAGAAAATCCGGGAGATAGAGTGTTGGGTCATGCTCGTAAGGTGGAGGGATCAGTGAGGAAGAAGACAAACACAAGGAAAGAGCAGAGAAATAGCAAAGAGGAGAGAATGGCAATAGCACAAAAGGAAAGGGAGGAGGAGTTGAAACATTTAAAGAATGTGAAGAAGCAGGAGATACAGGAGAAGGTTAAAAAGATAATGAAGACTGCAGGGATCGATGATGAAGATATCATCCCTTTGTCTGCTGCAGAATTAGAAGAGGAGTTTGACCCAGAGGAGTATGATAGAATGATGAAGAAAGCATTTGATGAGAAGTATTATAATGCAGAGGATGCTAACCCTGAATTTTGCAGTGAGGATGAAGACATGGAGAAGCCAGATTTTGAAAAGGAAGATGAATTACTTGGGCTTCCTAAAGGCTGGGATGAACCTGGATCTGATGGTGGGTTTTTGGCTGCTAGAGAAAAAGCATTGAAAGAAAAGATTGAAAATACTAGTGATGATGATCTCatggaagaagaaaatgaagaagagGAAATTCCCGAGGAAGGTAGTAGTCGGAAGAGGAAGCGTAAAGTTGCACTTTTGGAGAAAGCGAGACAGGCAATGATGGACGAGTACTATAAATTAGATTTCGAGGACACAATTGGGGACCTGAAGACAAGATTCAAGTATACCAAAACAAAGCCTAGCAAATTTGGCATTGGTGCTCCAGAGATACTATTGATGGATGACAAGGAATTGAATCAATATATTTCCTTGAAAAAACTTGCTCCTTACCAGGAGGAGGAATGGAAGCTTAGCAAACAAAAACGATACATGCTGAAGATGAGAGCTAAGGAGATCCTTCGTGCAGCAAGTATGGAtaggaagaaaaataagaagtcAAAGGTTGATTCTAGTAAGTCAACAAAGGATGGTTCTAGTAAGTTGACTTCATCAAACAATGTTGTGGAGgatgaaaaagaaaacacaGCAAATTTGgttaagaagaaaa ataagaagaaaaataagaagacAGAGGTTGATTCTGGCGAGTTAACTTCATCAGACCGTGTTGTGGAAGATGAAAATACAGAAGGATCAAAATCAAGGAAAGCCAGGAGAAAGGAAAAAATGGCGCCATTAAAGTTATCGGAGGCAAGACTTAAAGCATATGGAAAACAAACCTGA
- the LOC123898267 gene encoding protein KRI1 homolog isoform X1, whose product MAMNLFDGSDSENDDISKIEINQEYARRFEHNKKREELHRFEELKKKGVIDSPSHSGDDESESESSDDDLKNYNPKSDKVFFDVLNKVKKKDPIIKEKDVKFFESDDSSEDESGDEKSKSKDKKKRKAKYLKDVVAEHLIEEGADFGGEEEETNGKLKGKKAMSLNWEETGFVNNGKKTYGDEQEELLREFREAEKEALGDGEEGDFLILNEKAGEDKEDSVDPELEKKLDEYFSGDAESNENSRFLRNYFRNKMWLDNKGENLNVGEEDLEEISEDEMEIERQEEYEHRFQENPGDRVLGHARKVEGSVRKKTNTRKEQRNSKEERMAIAQKEREEELKHLKNVKKQEIQEKVKKIMKTAGIDDEDIIPLSAAELEEEFDPEEYDRMMKKAFDEKYYNAEDANPEFCSEDEDMEKPDFEKEDELLGLPKGWDEPGSDGGFLAAREKALKEKIENTSDDDLMEEENEEEEIPEEGSSRKRKRKVALLEKARQAMMDEYYKLDFEDTIGDLKTRFKYTKTKPSKFGIGAPEILLMDDKELNQYISLKKLAPYQEEEWKLSKQKRYMLKMRAKEILRAASMDRKKNKKSKVDSSKSTKDGSSKLTSSNNVVEDEKENTANLVKKKKKSKISSKLTLSNNVVEDEKSNTASLDKKKNKKTEVDSGELTSSDRVVEDENTEGSKSRKARRKEKMAPLKLSEARLKAYGKQT is encoded by the coding sequence ATGGCTATGAACCTGTTTGATGGAAGTGATTCGGAGAATGATGATATCTCAAAAATTGAGATAAACCAGGAATATGCTCGTAGGTTTGAGCACAACAAGAAGCGAGAGGAACTCCATCGttttgaagaattaaaaaaGAAGGGTGTTATTGATTCACCTTCGCACTCGGGAGATGATGAATCTGAGTCTGAATCATCTGATGACGATTTGAAAAATTACAATCCCAAGAGTGATAAGGTTTTCTTTGATGTCTTGAATAAGGTGAAGAAAAAAGATCCTATTATAAAGGAAAAGGATGTTAAGTTTTTTGAATCTGATGATAGTAGTGAAGATGAAAGTGGTGATGAGAAGAGTAAATCTAAagataagaagaaaagaaaggcGAAGTATTTGAAGGATGTGGTGGCTGAGCATTTGATTGAGGAAGGAGCCGATTTTGGTGGTGAAGAGGAAGAAACGAATGGAAAACTGAAAGGTAAGAAGGCAATGTCTTTGAATTGGGAGGAGACAGGTTTTGTGAATAATGGGAAGAAGACTTATGGTGATGAGCAAGAGGAGTTGCTAAGGGAATTTCGGGAAGCAGAAAAAGAGGCGTTGGGAGATGGGGAAGAAGGGGATTTTCTCATCCTGAATGAGAAGGCAGGTGAAGACAAAGAAGATAGCGTTGACCCAGAACTTGAGAAGAAACTGGATGAGTATTTCAGTGGAGATGCAGAATCAAATGAAAATTCTAGATTTCTAAGAAACTATTTCAGGAACAAAATGTGGTTAGACAATAAAGGGGAGAATTTGAATGTCGGAGAGGAAGATTTGGAAGAGATTTCAGAAGATGAGATGGAAATTGAGAGGCAGGAAGAATATGAGCATAGGTTTCAAGAAAATCCGGGAGATAGAGTGTTGGGTCATGCTCGTAAGGTGGAGGGATCAGTGAGGAAGAAGACAAACACAAGGAAAGAGCAGAGAAATAGCAAAGAGGAGAGAATGGCAATAGCACAAAAGGAAAGGGAGGAGGAGTTGAAACATTTAAAGAATGTGAAGAAGCAGGAGATACAGGAGAAGGTTAAAAAGATAATGAAGACTGCAGGGATCGATGATGAAGATATCATCCCTTTGTCTGCTGCAGAATTAGAAGAGGAGTTTGACCCAGAGGAGTATGATAGAATGATGAAGAAAGCATTTGATGAGAAGTATTATAATGCAGAGGATGCTAACCCTGAATTTTGCAGTGAGGATGAAGACATGGAGAAGCCAGATTTTGAAAAGGAAGATGAATTACTTGGGCTTCCTAAAGGCTGGGATGAACCTGGATCTGATGGTGGGTTTTTGGCTGCTAGAGAAAAAGCATTGAAAGAAAAGATTGAAAATACTAGTGATGATGATCTCatggaagaagaaaatgaagaagagGAAATTCCCGAGGAAGGTAGTAGTCGGAAGAGGAAGCGTAAAGTTGCACTTTTGGAGAAAGCGAGACAGGCAATGATGGACGAGTACTATAAATTAGATTTCGAGGACACAATTGGGGACCTGAAGACAAGATTCAAGTATACCAAAACAAAGCCTAGCAAATTTGGCATTGGTGCTCCAGAGATACTATTGATGGATGACAAGGAATTGAATCAATATATTTCCTTGAAAAAACTTGCTCCTTACCAGGAGGAGGAATGGAAGCTTAGCAAACAAAAACGATACATGCTGAAGATGAGAGCTAAGGAGATCCTTCGTGCAGCAAGTATGGAtaggaagaaaaataagaagtcAAAGGTTGATTCTAGTAAGTCAACAAAGGATGGTTCTAGTAAGTTGACTTCATCAAACAATGTTGTGGAGgatgaaaaagaaaacacaGCAAATTTGgttaagaagaaaaagaagtcaAAGATTTCTAGTAAGTTAACTTTGTCAAACAACGTTGTGGAGgatgaaaaatcaaacacagCAAGTTtggataagaagaaaaataagaagacAGAGGTTGATTCTGGCGAGTTAACTTCATCAGACCGTGTTGTGGAAGATGAAAATACAGAAGGATCAAAATCAAGGAAAGCCAGGAGAAAGGAAAAAATGGCGCCATTAAAGTTATCGGAGGCAAGACTTAAAGCATATGGAAAACAAACCTGA
- the LOC123898266 gene encoding uncharacterized protein LOC123898266 has product MRFVSQDWMFSSAILVLFISVSQCSSAAFENNVKTAVFLSPKIELTPGFISNKMYYDVEFPKGHVAIKSFQAELVDESGKSVPLQQTYLHHWIVLKYQQPKNVSNNSQTGIIMERNSGMCQGEILDQYYGLGAETRGTNSNIPDPYGVEIGNPSNILEGYDEKWMINVHAIDTRGVEDRMGCIECKCDLYNVTINALTGKPLSPSYKGGLGCCPDNAQCRLRKDFWGPKNVLYLKYTIKWVNWDEFVVPVKIYILDVTDHLKISYKSTGMSIQHTCKVEYQVKPCNKSHVGSSGCVDVNRASVPIKTGGYVIYSVGHQHVGAIRSTLYGQDGRVICNSFPKYGTGMEAGNEKGYVVGMSTCYPKPGSVKLFDGEILTVEALYNNSIERTGVMGHFYILVAEKLPHHHV; this is encoded by the exons ATGAGGTTTGTATCTCAAGATTGGATGTTTTCATCAGCAATACTAGTCTTGTTTATATCAGTCTCACAATGCTCATCAGCTGCTTTTGAAAATAATGTTAAAACGGCCGTTTTTCTGTCACCTAAGATTGAGTTAACTCCCGGATTCATTTCAAACAAAATGTATTATGATGTTGAATTTCCAAAAGGTCATGTTGCCATCAAAAGTTTTCAGGCCGAACTAGTCGATGAATCAGGAAAGTCTGTACCTCTCCAACAAACTTACCTTCATCATTGGATCGTTCTAAAATACCAACAACCTAAAAATGTGTCAAACAATAGCCAAACAGGTATTATTATGGAGAGAAATAGTGGAATGTGCCAAGGTGAAATTCTTGATCAATACTATGGCCTTGGAGCTGAAACAAGAGGCACAAATTCAAATATTCCTGATCCTTATGGAGTAGAAATTGGTAATCCTTCAAATATTCTAGAAGGGTATGATGAAAAATGGATGATCAATGTTCATGCTATTGATACAAGGGGTGTAGAAGATAGAATGGGGTGTATTGAGTGTAAATGTGACCTATATAATGTTACAATAAATGCATTAACTGGAAAACCTTTGAGTCCAAGCTATAAAGGAGGTTTAGGATGTTGTCCTGATAATGCTCAATGTAGATTGAGGAAAGATTTTTGGGGACCAAAAAATGTACTCTACCTAAAATATACAATTAAGTGGGTTAATTGGGATGAATTTGTGGTGCCTGTTAAGATTTATATACTTGATGTGACTGAtcatttgaaaatttcatacaaGTCCACAGGAATGAGCATACAGCATACTTGCAAG GTCGAATATCAAGTTAAACCTTGCAACAAAAGCCATGTTGGTAGTAGTGGTTGTGTTGATGTCAACAGAGCAAGTGTCCCAATAAAAACCGGTGGTTATGTCATTTATAGTGTTGGTCATCAACATGTAGGAGCTATTAGATCAACTCTATATGGCCAG GATGGAAGAGTTATATGTAATTCGTTTCCAAAATATGGAACTGGAATGGAAGCAGGAAATGAAAAAGGATATGTTGTAGGAATGTCAACTTGTTATCCTAAACCAGGTTCTGTCAAGTTATTTGATGGTGAAATTTTGACGGTAGAGGCTTTGTACAACAATAGCATTGAGCGCACCGGTGTAATGGGACATTTCTATATATTGGTGGCAGAAAAACTTCCACACCACCATGTCTAA
- the LOC123898263 gene encoding SNW/SKI-interacting protein A, translated as MAALKELLPEPKSSTTTYYDHSNDPWFKQRFTTTEEEKAAAVKPKLVPPYMKRSGFVPRKVEDFGEGGAFPEIHVAQYPLDMGRNKAAKPGSAILPVTVDAHGKVAYDAIVKQNENAKKIVYTQHKDLIPKILRNDEDGEMSDVDDDEAQREIDETMQETKAALEKIVNVRLSAAQPKNVPQHNSDAKYIKYKPSQQNAAFNSGARERVIRMVEMPVDPLEPPKFKHKRVPKASGSPPVPVMHSPPRPVTVKDQQDWKIPPCISNWKNPKGYTIPLDKRLAADGRGLQEVQINDNFAKLSEALYVAEQKAREAVAMRSKVQKEMLLKEKERKEQELRALAQKARADRIGVPPPPAAVPLVSERSGVDDGDMSVEYEHRGRDRDREREREKDYPKESRVEREERLKREKIREERRKERERERRLEAKDAAMGKKSKITRDRDRDISEKVALGLASTKQGTEVMYDERLFNQDKGMSSGFATDDQYNVYDKGLFTAQPTLSTLYRPKKDVDNETYGGADEQLEKIMKTDRFKPDKGFTGASERAPPRDRPVEFESEEADPFGLDQFLTEVKKGKKALDNVGGGGTMRASAGSSMRDSSDGGSGRTRIGFERGR; from the coding sequence ATGGCGGCTTTGAAGGAGCTTCTTCCCGAACcgaaatcatcaacaacaacttaTTACGATCACAGCAACGATCCATGGTTTAAGCAGAGATTCACCACAACGGAAGAGGAAAAAGCTGCTGCTGTAAAGCCTAAATTGGTACCGCCGTATATGAAGCGGTCGGGTTTTGTTCCGAGGAAGGTTGAAGATTTTGGGGAAGGTGGAGCTTTTCCGGAGATTCATGTGGCGCAGTATCCGCTTGATATGGGAAGGAATAAGGCGGCTAAACCAGGTTCGGCGATACTTCCGGTGACGGTTGATGCACATGGTAAAGTTGCTTATGATGCTATTGTGAAACAGAATGAGAATGCTAAGAAAATTGTTTATACTCAGCATAAAGATTTGATACCTAAGATTTTGAGAAACGATGAGGATGGTGAAATGagtgatgttgatgatgatgaggcTCAGCGGGAGATCGATGAAACGATGCAGGAAACAAAAGCTGCACTTGAGAAGATTGTTAATGTCAGGCTTAGTGCGGCACAGCCGAAGAATGTGCCGCAGCATAATTCTGATGCTAAGTATATAAAGTATAAACCTTCGCAACAGAATGCTGCTTTTAATTCGGGTGCGAGGGAGAGGGTTATTAGGATGGTTGAGATGCCCGTGGATCCACTTGAGCCACCGAAATTCAAGCATAAGCGTGTTCCTAAGGCTTCCGGTTCACCTCCTGTGCCGGTGATGCATTCGCCTCCTAGGCCTGTTACTGTGAAAGATCAGCAGGATTGGAAGATACCTCCTTGTATTTCGAATTGGAAGAATCCTAAGGGTTACACTATTCCTCTTGATAAGCGGTTGGCTGCTGATGGTAGAGGTCTTCAGGAGGTTCAGATTAATGATAATTTTGCGAAGCTTTCTGAGGCTTTGTATGTTGCAGAGCAGAAGGCTAGAGAAGCTGTTGCTATGAGGTCTAAAGTTCAGAAGGAAATGCTGTTGAAGGAGAAGGAAAGGAAGGAACAGGAGCTGAGGGCTTTGGCTCAGAAAGCGCGGGCAGATAGAATTGGTGTCCCCCCTCCCCCTGCTGCTGTTCCTCTTGTTTCGGAAAGAAGTGGTGTGGATGATGGTGACATGAGTGTTGAGTATGAGCATAGGGGTAGGGACAGGGATAGGGAAAGGGAAAGGGAAAAGGACTATCCCAAGGAGAGTAGGGTAGAAAGAGAGGAGCGGCTGAAACGTGAGAAGATTCGTGAGGAAAGGCGAAAggagagggagagggagagaagGTTAGAGGCTAAGGATGCTGCCATGGGAAAGAAGAGCAAGATTACTAGAGATAGGGATCGTGATATAAGTGAGAAAGTTGCTCTTGGTTTGGCGTCTACTAAGCAAGGGACAGAGGTTATGTATGATGAAAGGCTATTCAACCAGGATAAAGGAATGTCTTCTGGATTTGCCACTGATGATCAGTATAATGTTTATGACAAAGGCTTGTTCACTGCACAGCCAACACTTTCCACTCTGTACAGACCGAAGAAGGATGTTGATAATGAAACTTATGGAGGTGCAGATGAGCAGCTGGAGAAGATTATGAAGACTGATCGCTTTAAGCCCGACAAAGGATTTACAGGGGCTTCCGAAAGGGCACCTCCAAGGGATAGACCGGTCGAGTTTGAGAGCGAAGAAGCTGATCCATTTGGTCTTGATCAGTTCTTGACCGAGGTCAAAAAGGGTAAGAAGGCCTTGGACAACGTAGGTGGTGGTGGAACGATGAGAGCCAGCGCAGGATCTTCGATGCGAGACAGTTCTGATGGAGGTTCGGGCAGAACTCGCATCGGGTTCGAGAGGGGCCGTTAA